A genomic stretch from Natronomonas gomsonensis includes:
- a CDS encoding mRNA surveillance protein pelota gives MRIADRTRTEGGRERISVVPESLDDLWHLTYVLEPGDHVDGDTTRRIQRDDDKTRDTGGQREPMWVKIEVSDVEFAKFANRLRVGGEIIECSREDQLGFHHTLNIEEHDELTIEKVWQVDQLERLQEAVEAAENPEVAIATVEEGEAHVHTVAQYGVDERASITGTTGKGEYARGRDELFAELTEVLKRMDVSAIILAGPGFTKQDALEYIEDETPEVTEKIQTVDTASVGDRGVHEVLKRGAVDRVQTETRISKEAELIDELMTQIGEGAKAAYGIDEVMKAADYGAVETLLLLDERLREERAGEGEWDVDANELVETVERQGGDVTVFSHEFDPGKQLSNLGGVAALLRYRLD, from the coding sequence ATGCGCATCGCCGACCGGACACGCACGGAGGGCGGCCGCGAGCGGATTTCGGTGGTCCCCGAGAGCCTCGACGACCTCTGGCATCTCACCTACGTCTTGGAACCGGGCGACCACGTCGACGGCGACACGACGCGTCGCATCCAGCGGGACGACGACAAGACCCGCGACACCGGCGGCCAACGCGAACCGATGTGGGTGAAAATCGAGGTGTCGGACGTGGAGTTCGCGAAGTTCGCAAACCGCCTCCGGGTCGGCGGGGAGATAATCGAGTGTTCCCGAGAGGACCAACTCGGCTTCCACCACACGCTCAACATCGAGGAACACGACGAGTTGACAATCGAGAAGGTCTGGCAGGTCGACCAACTCGAACGGCTTCAGGAGGCCGTCGAGGCCGCCGAGAACCCGGAGGTCGCGATCGCGACCGTCGAGGAGGGAGAAGCCCACGTCCACACCGTCGCCCAGTACGGCGTCGACGAGCGGGCCTCGATTACCGGAACGACGGGAAAAGGCGAGTACGCCCGCGGCCGCGACGAACTGTTCGCGGAGTTGACCGAGGTGCTCAAGCGGATGGACGTTTCCGCCATCATCCTCGCGGGCCCCGGCTTCACGAAACAGGACGCCCTCGAATACATCGAAGACGAGACCCCGGAAGTCACGGAGAAGATACAGACCGTCGACACCGCATCCGTCGGTGACCGTGGTGTCCACGAAGTGCTGAAGCGCGGCGCCGTCGACCGCGTCCAGACGGAGACCCGAATCTCCAAGGAGGCCGAACTAATCGACGAGTTGATGACACAGATTGGGGAGGGCGCGAAAGCAGCCTACGGTATCGACGAAGTGATGAAGGCCGCAGACTACGGCGCCGTCGAGACCCTCCTGTTGCTCGACGAGCGTCTCCGTGAGGAACGGGCCGGCGAGGGCGAGTGGGACGTCGACGCCAACGAACTCGTCGAAACCGTCGAGCGGCAGGGCGGTGACGTGACCGTCTTCTCTCACGAGTTCGACCCCGGCAAGCAACTCTCGAATCTCGGTGGCGTCGCCGCGCTGTTGCGCTATCGTCTCGATTAA
- a CDS encoding ATP-binding protein translates to MTTAGDTVSFDSLPAPTVVFDSDGCITRCNAAAATLFDAAPDSLVGREFAELFAPDAREGVRTRLAAALTGEAPRRGESFRVLDTERYVDIEWLPHDGDRAWGQVALYDVTNHFRTQRDLRRLHEISSDGSRELDEKIEAMLAVGLERFDLEIAFLSMIDDTFEVVAALGDHDRLTEGATAPLATTYCRRTLDTEGAMVVEDALEEGWEDDIAYRTFGLGCYIGSKVYVDDSTYGTLCFADTDPREGNFTETDRAIVDLLARWAGYEIERKQRELRLRRQNERLEEFTSTVSHDLRNPLTVASGNLELLAEDLDDERIDTALEALERQERLIDNMLETARQGELVTDAERVDLESVVDDAWRSVRTDGAVLSIDSLPTLQADETRLQTLLENLFRNAVEHGPTCPDSHTRQDSVEHGSTDSRIGSDDAELTIEVGPLEKGFYVEDDGVGIPAETREAVFQEGYTTSESGTGLGLAIVERIVRAHGWEIEVMESADGGARFEIRLQTQF, encoded by the coding sequence ATGACTACGGCGGGAGACACTGTCTCGTTTGACTCACTGCCGGCACCGACGGTAGTCTTCGACAGCGACGGGTGCATCACCCGCTGTAACGCCGCCGCCGCGACGCTGTTCGACGCCGCCCCCGACTCACTCGTCGGCCGAGAGTTCGCCGAGTTGTTCGCTCCCGACGCTCGGGAAGGAGTCAGAACACGTCTCGCGGCCGCCCTCACCGGTGAAGCGCCGCGGCGAGGGGAGTCGTTCCGCGTTCTCGACACCGAGCGATACGTCGACATCGAGTGGCTCCCTCACGACGGCGACAGGGCTTGGGGACAGGTCGCGCTGTACGACGTTACCAACCACTTCAGAACCCAGCGTGACCTCCGGCGACTCCACGAGATATCGTCGGACGGCAGCCGAGAGTTGGACGAAAAAATCGAGGCGATGCTTGCGGTCGGCCTTGAGCGGTTCGACCTCGAAATCGCCTTCCTCTCGATGATAGACGACACCTTCGAAGTCGTCGCCGCCCTCGGCGACCACGACCGTCTCACCGAGGGTGCGACCGCGCCGTTGGCCACCACCTACTGCCGGCGAACCCTCGACACCGAGGGCGCGATGGTGGTCGAAGACGCCCTCGAAGAGGGGTGGGAAGACGACATCGCTTACCGGACGTTCGGTCTCGGCTGTTACATCGGCTCGAAGGTGTACGTCGACGACTCCACCTACGGCACCCTGTGTTTCGCCGACACCGACCCCCGCGAAGGGAACTTCACCGAGACGGACCGGGCCATCGTCGACCTGCTGGCTCGCTGGGCGGGCTACGAAATCGAACGGAAGCAACGGGAACTGCGACTCCGACGGCAGAACGAGCGACTCGAGGAGTTCACGTCGACCGTGAGCCACGACCTACGGAACCCCCTGACCGTCGCGAGCGGGAACCTCGAACTGCTGGCCGAGGACCTCGACGACGAGCGTATCGACACCGCTTTGGAGGCGCTGGAACGCCAGGAGAGGCTCATCGACAACATGCTCGAAACCGCACGACAGGGCGAACTCGTGACCGATGCGGAACGGGTCGACCTCGAGTCGGTCGTCGACGACGCGTGGCGGTCCGTCCGAACCGACGGTGCGGTGCTGTCAATCGACTCGCTGCCGACGCTTCAGGCCGACGAGACCCGACTACAGACGCTCCTTGAGAACCTCTTTCGAAATGCCGTCGAGCACGGCCCGACGTGCCCTGACTCGCACACTCGTCAGGACAGCGTGGAACACGGTTCCACGGACAGTCGGATAGGGTCCGACGACGCCGAACTCACCATCGAGGTCGGGCCCCTCGAGAAAGGGTTCTACGTCGAGGACGACGGTGTCGGAATCCCTGCCGAAACTCGGGAAGCAGTGTTTCAGGAGGGGTACACCACAAGCGAAAGCGGGACGGGCCTCGGCCTCGCCATCGTCGAGCGAATCGTCCGGGCTCACGGCTGGGAAATCGAAGTGATGGAGAGTGCCGACGGCGGCGCACGGTTCGAAATCCGGCTTCAGACCCAGTTTTAA
- a CDS encoding MBL fold metallo-hydrolase — protein MRVTFLGTGAAMPTGERFQTGLLLEDPDGEADPLLVDCGSGALHGLARTDVGYADIGTVLLTHHHLDHVSDLIPLLKARWLAGETDLEIVGPEGTQALVEDLLTAHDYMEDRFELTFREVEPGTFSVAGYDIEAVETIHSMYCLAYRFESAGATFTFSADTEACDAVSELAEGSAILAHDCSFPDDIDVDNHPTPSQLGESLAGRDVGRVYLTHLYPHTDGHHDEMLESVRERFDGDVRMARDGLTVSVERT, from the coding sequence ATGCGCGTGACCTTCCTCGGAACCGGCGCCGCGATGCCGACCGGCGAGCGGTTCCAGACCGGCCTGTTGCTGGAAGACCCGGACGGCGAGGCCGACCCGCTTCTCGTCGACTGCGGCAGCGGCGCCCTTCACGGCCTCGCCCGCACCGACGTAGGCTACGCCGATATCGGGACCGTCCTGCTGACCCACCACCACCTCGACCACGTCTCCGACCTCATACCGCTGTTGAAGGCCCGCTGGCTGGCCGGCGAAACCGACCTCGAAATCGTCGGTCCCGAGGGGACCCAAGCCCTCGTCGAGGACCTGCTGACGGCTCACGACTACATGGAGGATCGCTTCGAACTCACGTTCCGAGAGGTCGAACCGGGGACGTTCTCTGTGGCTGGCTACGACATCGAGGCTGTCGAGACGATTCACTCGATGTACTGTCTCGCCTATCGCTTCGAGAGTGCCGGTGCGACGTTCACGTTCTCGGCGGACACCGAAGCCTGCGATGCCGTCTCGGAGCTGGCCGAGGGGTCGGCCATCCTCGCTCACGACTGCTCGTTTCCCGACGACATCGACGTTGACAACCACCCAACGCCGTCCCAACTGGGCGAGAGCCTCGCCGGGCGTGACGTTGGACGGGTGTATCTGACGCACCTCTATCCCCACACGGACGGCCACCACGACGAGATGCTGGAGTCGGTTCGTGAGCGCTTCGACGGCGACGTGCGGATGGCACGGGACGGTCTCACCGTCTCGGTCGAGCGAACGTGA
- a CDS encoding ATP-dependent helicase — MEGGPSEEAEAVAREALDHHGIDAASVEIDDADAFARLDPAVREWWVEQFGAFVPDNGGFFTPPQKEAVPLIDEGRNCLVAAPTGSGKTLASFTAIIDDLFERARTDDGLDNSVYCLYVSPLKSLANDIHRNLAEPLDGITEKLDARGESVELRHAIRHGDTSDSDRQAMLEETPHILNTTPETLAILLNSPKFKEKLETVEYVVVDEIHSLADNKRGTHLSVSLERLERLCETSPTRIGCSATVEPLDAMADFLVGGDPDDDGTWHARDCQIVDARFVREFDMELRCPTDDLINTPHGVVTERFYRELDELVADHTNTLVFTNTRSGAERVLNNLRERGDYDESNSGCHHGSLSKDRRQEIEAGLKSGTLDVVTTSTSLELGIDMPHIDLVVQVGSPKSVASLLQRVGRAGHQLGETVKGRVFALDRDELIECAVMLKKAEEGFVDRVFVPENAHDVAVQQVYGMAINGPLPESELLSTLQSAYPFRNYDEDDIESLFRYLTADYEGMEDKNVYAKVWRDENDPPGGEHHYEAFDPGTPLVGKRGRLARVIYMTNIGTIPDSFDCDVFTRSSEEWVGQLDESYLDTLESGDVFVLGGQNYEYSYRRGSKVYVDPTSARATVPSWYSERLPLSYDLGREVLTFQRELCDRLESGGPPEVRRWLREFPLDESTVRAITRMFDAQVRYAGVESVSTDRRLAVEIELDREAYRRNYHVHANYGRRFNDGLSRLLAYRCAQQANANVKVAVADHGFTLSMPLNRKVDIDGIIADIEPWEVRGDLRAALDGTDLLKRYFRINATRALMILKRYKGYEKSASQQQVSSEMLIGFAREKEDFAVMEETYREILADKLDVDAVETFVAGVASGDIDVCVQTVDSPTPRAFGLATLMASDVVLAEDESAVLQEFHDRVMAEIGDDGDGVTVGTDD; from the coding sequence ATGGAGGGTGGCCCGTCGGAGGAAGCCGAGGCCGTCGCCCGGGAGGCACTCGACCACCACGGGATCGACGCGGCGTCGGTCGAGATAGACGATGCCGACGCGTTCGCCCGCCTCGACCCCGCCGTCCGGGAGTGGTGGGTCGAGCAGTTCGGCGCGTTCGTCCCCGACAACGGCGGGTTCTTCACCCCACCGCAGAAGGAGGCCGTCCCGCTCATCGACGAGGGTCGGAACTGTCTGGTCGCGGCACCGACGGGGTCGGGCAAGACCCTCGCCTCCTTCACCGCCATCATCGACGACCTCTTCGAGCGTGCGCGGACCGACGACGGTCTCGACAACAGCGTCTACTGTCTGTACGTCTCGCCGCTGAAATCGCTGGCCAACGACATCCACCGCAATCTCGCGGAGCCGCTGGACGGTATCACCGAGAAGCTCGACGCACGTGGGGAGTCCGTCGAGTTGCGGCACGCGATTCGGCACGGCGACACCTCCGATAGCGACCGACAGGCGATGCTTGAGGAGACGCCGCACATTCTCAACACGACGCCGGAGACGCTCGCAATCCTCCTCAACAGCCCGAAGTTCAAGGAGAAACTCGAAACCGTCGAGTACGTCGTCGTCGACGAGATTCACTCCCTCGCGGACAACAAACGCGGGACACACCTCTCGGTGTCGCTGGAGCGACTCGAACGCCTGTGTGAGACCTCGCCGACACGCATCGGCTGTTCGGCGACGGTCGAACCGCTCGATGCGATGGCCGATTTTCTGGTCGGTGGCGACCCCGACGATGACGGGACGTGGCACGCTCGCGACTGCCAAATCGTCGACGCGCGGTTCGTTCGCGAGTTCGACATGGAGCTTCGCTGTCCGACGGACGACCTCATCAACACGCCACACGGCGTGGTGACGGAGCGGTTCTACCGGGAACTAGACGAACTCGTCGCAGACCACACGAACACTTTGGTGTTCACGAACACGCGGTCGGGCGCCGAACGCGTTCTCAACAACCTCCGGGAACGTGGCGACTACGACGAGTCGAACTCCGGTTGTCACCACGGCTCGCTGTCGAAGGACCGGCGGCAGGAAATCGAGGCGGGGCTGAAATCGGGGACGCTCGACGTGGTGACGACCTCGACCTCACTGGAGTTGGGCATCGACATGCCGCACATCGACCTCGTGGTGCAGGTCGGGTCCCCGAAATCCGTCGCCTCGCTGCTCCAGCGGGTCGGACGGGCCGGCCACCAGTTGGGCGAGACGGTCAAGGGTCGGGTGTTCGCCTTGGACCGCGACGAACTCATCGAGTGTGCCGTGATGTTGAAGAAGGCCGAAGAGGGATTCGTCGACCGCGTGTTCGTCCCCGAGAACGCACACGACGTGGCCGTCCAACAGGTCTACGGAATGGCCATCAACGGGCCGCTTCCGGAATCCGAACTGCTGTCGACGCTCCAGTCTGCCTACCCGTTTCGGAACTACGACGAGGACGACATCGAGTCGCTGTTCCGGTATCTCACGGCCGACTACGAGGGGATGGAGGACAAGAACGTCTACGCGAAGGTGTGGCGCGACGAGAACGACCCACCCGGCGGCGAACACCACTACGAGGCGTTCGACCCCGGGACGCCGCTCGTCGGCAAACGCGGTCGTCTCGCCCGCGTCATCTACATGACGAACATCGGCACGATTCCGGACTCCTTCGATTGTGACGTGTTCACCCGGTCGAGCGAGGAGTGGGTCGGACAGTTGGACGAGTCGTATCTCGATACGCTCGAATCCGGCGACGTGTTCGTGTTGGGCGGACAGAACTACGAGTACAGTTACCGACGGGGGTCGAAGGTGTACGTCGACCCGACGAGCGCCCGAGCGACGGTTCCATCGTGGTACTCCGAGCGCCTGCCGCTGTCCTACGACCTCGGCCGAGAGGTGTTGACCTTCCAGCGAGAGTTGTGCGACCGGCTCGAATCCGGCGGGCCGCCCGAGGTCCGCCGGTGGCTCCGGGAGTTCCCGCTGGACGAAAGTACCGTCCGGGCGATAACGCGGATGTTCGACGCGCAAGTTCGCTACGCCGGCGTCGAGAGCGTCTCGACGGACCGACGACTCGCCGTCGAAATCGAACTCGACCGCGAGGCCTACCGCCGGAACTACCACGTCCACGCCAACTACGGCCGGCGGTTCAACGACGGACTCTCGCGACTGCTGGCCTACCGGTGTGCCCAGCAGGCCAACGCCAACGTGAAAGTCGCCGTCGCCGACCACGGGTTTACGCTGTCGATGCCGCTCAATCGCAAGGTCGACATCGACGGTATCATCGCCGACATCGAACCGTGGGAGGTGCGTGGCGACTTGCGGGCCGCACTGGACGGAACCGACCTCCTGAAGCGGTACTTCCGCATCAACGCCACCCGCGCGCTGATGATTCTGAAGCGCTACAAGGGCTACGAAAAGTCGGCGAGCCAACAGCAGGTTTCCAGTGAAATGCTCATCGGCTTCGCCCGCGAAAAGGAGGATTTCGCCGTGATGGAAGAGACCTATCGCGAGATACTGGCGGACAAACTCGACGTGGACGCCGTCGAGACGTTCGTCGCCGGGGTGGCCTCCGGCGACATCGACGTCTGCGTCCAGACGGTCGACTCACCGACACCACGGGCGTTCGGGCTGGCGACGTTGATGGCCAGCGACGTGGTGCTCGCCGAGGACGAATCCGCCGTCCTCCAGGAGTTCCACGACCGTGTGATGGCCGAAATCGGCGACGATGGCGACGGAGTCACCGTCGGGACTGACGATTGA
- a CDS encoding lactate racemase domain-containing protein: MSAVELSFGDGTVSVDFPECSVTVAEPAGGKAVEVRLAAEAALADPLGPDLTTLVDPDDTVAVVVTDITRATPDGVLVDILLSELERAGVYREQVTVVVGLGLHRPMTDDELTEMLGEHADLAVNHDPDDTVEVGSVDGTPVELNRTVARADRVLATGMVEPHQYAGFSGGGKTVAIGAGGESLIGYTHGPDMLSEDGVRLGSIDGNPFRDAIDAAGEACGVEFCLNVTHGPPGILDVAAGEPKRVVRSLADSAKTALSVSVDGEYDAVVGGVGAPKDANLYQTTRAATYILLGANNPLRDDGRVVLPALLQEGAGEGRGEQRFYEWLSGAESAEELYETMRGGYEAGAQRAFVVARALRDHDVYITNSESPDIVEECLMSACDSVDEAIEPESDVLVVPDALNTLLV, from the coding sequence ATGTCGGCCGTCGAACTCTCGTTCGGCGACGGAACCGTGTCGGTCGACTTTCCGGAGTGTTCGGTGACCGTCGCCGAACCGGCCGGTGGAAAGGCGGTCGAGGTCCGACTGGCCGCGGAGGCGGCGCTCGCCGACCCCCTCGGCCCCGACCTTACGACGCTCGTCGACCCCGACGACACCGTCGCCGTCGTCGTCACCGACATCACCCGTGCGACCCCAGACGGCGTCCTCGTCGACATCCTGCTGTCGGAACTCGAACGCGCCGGCGTCTACCGCGAGCAGGTGACCGTCGTCGTCGGATTGGGCCTCCACCGGCCGATGACCGACGACGAACTCACGGAGATGCTCGGTGAGCACGCCGACCTCGCGGTCAACCACGACCCAGACGATACCGTCGAGGTGGGGTCGGTCGACGGAACGCCCGTCGAACTCAACCGCACCGTCGCCCGCGCCGACCGCGTGCTCGCGACGGGGATGGTCGAACCCCACCAGTACGCCGGCTTCTCGGGCGGCGGGAAGACGGTCGCCATCGGTGCCGGCGGCGAATCGCTCATCGGCTACACCCACGGCCCCGATATGCTCTCCGAGGACGGCGTCCGCCTCGGAAGCATCGATGGCAACCCCTTCAGAGACGCCATCGACGCCGCCGGTGAGGCCTGCGGCGTCGAGTTCTGTCTCAACGTCACCCACGGCCCACCGGGGATTCTCGACGTTGCGGCGGGCGAGCCGAAACGCGTCGTGCGGTCGCTGGCCGACAGCGCAAAGACGGCCCTATCGGTGAGCGTCGACGGCGAGTACGACGCCGTCGTCGGCGGCGTCGGCGCGCCGAAGGACGCCAACCTCTATCAGACGACACGGGCGGCGACGTACATCCTGTTGGGCGCGAACAACCCACTCCGCGACGACGGGCGGGTCGTCCTCCCCGCCCTCCTTCAGGAGGGTGCCGGCGAAGGGCGCGGCGAACAACGCTTCTACGAGTGGCTCTCGGGAGCCGAAAGTGCCGAGGAACTGTACGAGACGATGCGGGGCGGGTACGAGGCCGGCGCCCAGCGGGCCTTCGTCGTCGCTCGTGCGCTTCGTGACCACGACGTGTACATCACGAACAGCGAATCACCGGACATCGTCGAGGAGTGTCTGATGTCCGCCTGCGACTCCGTCGACGAGGCCATCGAACCGGAAAGCGACGTGCTGGTCGTTCCGGACGCCCTGAACACGCTTCTCGTGTAA
- a CDS encoding RtcB family protein, translated as MTTFDAGDVTLHKVRDYVWEIPPEGGMRVPARVLASEELLEEISEDKTLEQLKNTTHLPGVQKYALCMPDGHQGYGFPVGGVAAIDAEDGCISPGAVGYDINCGVRMVKTNLTYDDLEGNEEELVDALFEAVPSGLGGGGVVEGDSGTVEAVLERGMDWAHEEGYATADDLAHCEDEGVRHDADAAAVSKKAKDRGRNQLGSLGSGNHFLEVQRVTDIFDEEIADAYGLEEDQIVVLIHCGSRGLGHQVCNDYLRDIEQAHSGLLSQLPDKELAAAPAGSQLAEDYYDAMCAAINFAWVNRQLITHQTREVFADVFGRPWEELDMELLYDVSHNIAKKEVHEIEGEDRELFVHRKGATRAFPAGRSEVPKAYRDVGQPVIIPGSMGAGSYVLCGGSESMGLSFGSTAHGAGRLMSRTQAKSEFWGGDVQDDLRDQQVYVKAQSGATIAEEAPGVYKDVDEVVRVSDELGIGDKVARVYPVCNIKG; from the coding sequence ATGACCACGTTCGACGCGGGCGACGTGACGCTGCACAAGGTCCGCGACTACGTCTGGGAGATTCCACCCGAGGGCGGCATGCGCGTTCCGGCGCGGGTGCTGGCCAGCGAGGAACTCCTCGAAGAGATTTCGGAGGACAAGACCCTCGAACAACTGAAGAACACGACGCATCTCCCGGGCGTCCAAAAGTACGCCCTCTGTATGCCCGACGGCCACCAGGGGTACGGCTTCCCGGTGGGTGGGGTCGCCGCCATCGACGCCGAAGACGGCTGTATATCCCCCGGAGCGGTCGGCTACGACATCAACTGCGGCGTCCGAATGGTGAAGACGAACCTCACCTACGACGACCTCGAAGGCAACGAGGAGGAACTCGTCGACGCGCTGTTCGAGGCGGTTCCCTCCGGACTCGGCGGCGGTGGCGTCGTCGAGGGCGATTCCGGCACCGTCGAAGCCGTCCTCGAACGCGGAATGGACTGGGCCCACGAGGAGGGGTATGCCACGGCCGACGACCTCGCCCACTGCGAAGACGAGGGCGTCCGCCACGATGCCGACGCCGCCGCGGTCTCGAAGAAAGCCAAGGACCGCGGGCGCAACCAACTCGGCTCGCTGGGGTCGGGGAATCACTTCCTCGAAGTCCAGCGCGTCACCGACATCTTCGACGAGGAGATAGCCGACGCCTACGGGCTCGAAGAGGACCAAATCGTCGTCCTCATTCACTGTGGTTCCCGGGGGCTAGGCCATCAGGTATGCAACGACTACCTCCGAGACATCGAACAGGCCCACAGCGGCCTGCTGTCACAGTTGCCCGACAAGGAACTCGCGGCGGCACCCGCCGGGTCCCAACTCGCAGAGGACTACTACGACGCGATGTGTGCGGCCATCAACTTCGCGTGGGTGAACCGCCAACTCATCACCCACCAGACCCGGGAGGTGTTTGCCGACGTGTTCGGCCGCCCGTGGGAGGAGTTGGATATGGAGTTGCTGTACGACGTTTCCCACAACATCGCCAAGAAGGAAGTCCACGAAATCGAGGGCGAGGACCGTGAGTTGTTCGTCCACCGCAAGGGCGCAACCCGGGCGTTCCCGGCGGGCCGGAGCGAGGTGCCGAAGGCCTACCGCGACGTGGGACAGCCGGTCATCATTCCCGGCAGCATGGGTGCTGGGTCGTACGTCCTCTGTGGCGGGTCGGAGTCGATGGGTCTCTCCTTCGGCTCGACGGCCCACGGCGCCGGTCGCCTGATGAGTCGGACGCAGGCGAAAAGCGAGTTCTGGGGCGGCGACGTACAGGACGACCTCCGCGACCAGCAAGTGTACGTTAAAGCCCAGAGCGGCGCGACAATCGCCGAGGAGGCACCGGGCGTGTACAAGGACGTAGACGAGGTGGTTCGCGTCAGCGACGAACTCGGCATCGGTGACAAGGTCGCCCGCGTCTACCCGGTCTGCAACATCAAGGGCTGA
- a CDS encoding ribonucleoside-diphosphate reductase, which yields MTQIRDTGREMRIDPDSFAGGYFRNAVYRHWDPYEDIAEELLQQDRRRLVDSDMDFEQFEAFRASVAKFGAGEEAVTEDLAPLMLTLSDINDQMFVSSQIYEEAKHTQFFDRYWRTVIDPVAEAKGWEVTPPTDQRYFPEEYVELFDRTEEAMHRLLEEDTPENRAKAFCHYHLVVESVLAQTGYYGFQATFSDAGPDDWGEEADTEDIYLDGLIEGITRIRSDEGRHVGFGMHKVQHLIAEEGVDPDIVQGILTDLLPLVAGTVQTEFDTGADPAPLIEYAQEKLSKRIEIITDADAELPPVEELVKIEGADDPAPADD from the coding sequence ATGACTCAGATACGAGACACCGGTCGTGAGATGCGTATCGACCCCGACTCCTTCGCCGGCGGCTACTTCCGGAACGCCGTCTACCGACACTGGGACCCCTACGAGGACATCGCCGAAGAGTTGCTCCAGCAGGACCGGCGGCGACTCGTCGACTCCGATATGGACTTCGAGCAGTTCGAGGCGTTCCGCGCAAGCGTCGCGAAGTTCGGCGCCGGGGAGGAGGCGGTCACGGAGGACCTCGCGCCGCTGATGCTCACGCTTTCGGACATCAACGACCAGATGTTCGTCTCCAGCCAGATTTACGAGGAGGCCAAACACACCCAGTTCTTCGACCGCTACTGGCGGACCGTCATCGACCCAGTCGCCGAGGCCAAGGGGTGGGAAGTCACCCCGCCAACCGACCAGCGGTACTTCCCCGAGGAGTACGTCGAGTTGTTCGACCGTACCGAGGAAGCGATGCACCGACTGCTGGAGGAGGATACTCCCGAAAACCGGGCGAAGGCGTTCTGTCACTACCACCTCGTCGTCGAGTCCGTACTGGCTCAGACCGGCTACTACGGCTTCCAGGCGACGTTCAGCGACGCCGGCCCAGACGACTGGGGCGAGGAGGCCGACACCGAAGACATCTACCTCGACGGCCTCATCGAGGGCATCACGCGCATCCGTTCCGATGAGGGCCGCCACGTCGGCTTCGGGATGCACAAGGTTCAGCACCTCATCGCCGAGGAGGGCGTCGACCCCGACATCGTCCAGGGGATTCTCACGGACCTCCTGCCGCTCGTCGCCGGCACCGTCCAGACGGAGTTCGACACCGGCGCCGACCCCGCACCGCTCATCGAGTACGCCCAAGAGAAACTCTCGAAGCGCATCGAAATCATCACCGACGCCGACGCCGAATTGCCACCCGTCGAGGAACTCGTGAAAATCGAAGGCGCCGACGACCCGGCACCTGCCGACGACTGA
- a CDS encoding NAD(P)/FAD-dependent oxidoreductase, translated as MTEDAEHRRLVIAGSGIAGLTAAIYAARSNNDPLVLEGPEPGGQLTLTTDVANYPGFPDGIGGPDLVNNMKEQAEQFGTEIDHGVIVDVEPGQPHRIEMRDGTVYTADAFIAASGASARTLGVPGEDELMGYGVSTCATCDGAFFRGEDMLVVGGGDAACEEAAFLTKFADTVYIAHRREEFRAEDYWTDRIRELEDEGAVEVMTNTELLEIEGTAEEGIESVRLARNPEGYPKEKLDDPDTEEFDLPVGAVFMAIGHTPNTDYLEDTGVEMDDTGYIQTVGGSGGGQTKTDVSGIFGAGDVVDYHYQQAITAGGMGCKAAIDADEYLEELERAEKTADAAAADD; from the coding sequence ATGACCGAGGACGCCGAACACCGTCGACTCGTCATCGCTGGCTCCGGTATCGCAGGACTCACGGCGGCGATTTACGCCGCACGCTCGAACAACGACCCGCTCGTGTTGGAGGGGCCCGAACCCGGCGGTCAACTCACCCTGACGACCGACGTGGCGAACTACCCCGGCTTCCCCGACGGCATCGGCGGACCGGACCTCGTCAACAACATGAAAGAGCAGGCCGAGCAGTTCGGCACCGAAATCGACCACGGCGTCATCGTCGACGTAGAGCCCGGCCAACCCCACCGCATCGAAATGCGCGACGGCACCGTCTACACCGCCGACGCCTTCATCGCCGCCTCGGGCGCCTCCGCGCGCACTCTCGGCGTCCCCGGCGAAGACGAGTTGATGGGCTACGGCGTCTCCACCTGTGCCACCTGCGATGGCGCGTTCTTCCGCGGCGAGGACATGCTCGTCGTCGGGGGCGGCGACGCCGCCTGCGAGGAGGCCGCCTTCCTCACGAAGTTCGCCGACACCGTCTACATCGCCCACCGCCGCGAGGAGTTCCGAGCGGAAGACTACTGGACCGATCGCATCCGCGAACTCGAAGACGAGGGTGCCGTCGAGGTGATGACCAACACCGAACTCCTCGAAATCGAGGGCACCGCCGAGGAGGGCATCGAAAGCGTCCGCCTCGCGCGCAACCCCGAGGGGTACCCGAAGGAGAAACTCGACGACCCCGACACCGAGGAGTTCGACCTCCCCGTCGGCGCCGTGTTCATGGCCATCGGCCACACGCCGAACACCGACTACCTCGAAGACACCGGCGTCGAGATGGACGACACCGGCTACATCCAGACCGTCGGCGGTTCCGGCGGCGGGCAGACGAAGACGGACGTTTCCGGCATCTTCGGCGCCGGCGACGTGGTCGACTATCACTACCAGCAGGCCATCACGGCCGGTGGGATGGGATGTAAGGCCGCCATCGACGCCGACGAGTATCTCGAAGAACTGGAGCGCGCCGAGAAGACGGCTGACGCCGCGGCGGCCGACGACTGA